From a region of the Halanaerobium hydrogeniformans genome:
- a CDS encoding helix-turn-helix domain-containing protein: MLDYEVIAKRLKAARKEMNYSQQEVANFIGKKRSQISYYETGARKINLSLLNQFSNLYGKSIEYFIGEREEEDKLEIAHRSTDIAQDDLEKIKWAKNFVNNLCELRNMLGVK, from the coding sequence ATGTTAGATTATGAAGTGATTGCAAAAAGGCTAAAAGCAGCTCGGAAAGAAATGAATTATTCACAGCAGGAAGTAGCTAATTTCATTGGCAAAAAAAGAAGTCAAATATCGTATTATGAAACTGGTGCCAGAAAAATTAATTTATCTTTGTTAAATCAATTTTCCAATTTATATGGTAAAAGTATTGAGTATTTCATTGGTGAAAGAGAGGAAGAGGATAAATTAGAAATAGCTCACCGCTCGACTGATATTGCTCAGGATGATCTAGAAAAAATAAAGTGGGCTAAGAATTTTGTGAACAATTTATGTGAATTAAGAAATATGCTGGGGGTAAAATAA
- a CDS encoding ImmA/IrrE family metallo-endopeptidase codes for MSKANNPLAETRAIETRNEFGLSNTEAINIFEVLKYNANVSIIKMQIDSGLYGLFLKKGEVQAILINVNTSLGRQYFTAAHEYYHLKYNVNLNGKQKYLEKEADTFASYLLMPREALNFHLKKRLTQKNRNKVDISDCLYLENYFKISHQALILRLKLDRHINNKRYKELKEINVIKKARKYGYSTELYTKPKVEDDVIVESDYAELAEEALEKNKISESRYNEYLIEGGYGYLVFGDENDEG; via the coding sequence ATGAGTAAAGCAAATAATCCTCTTGCTGAAACAAGAGCTATAGAAACCAGAAATGAATTTGGATTGAGCAATACAGAAGCTATAAATATTTTTGAAGTATTAAAATACAATGCTAATGTCAGTATTATCAAAATGCAAATTGATAGTGGTTTATATGGGCTTTTTCTTAAAAAAGGTGAAGTCCAGGCAATATTAATTAATGTGAATACCTCATTAGGCCGGCAATACTTTACTGCTGCTCATGAATATTATCATTTAAAATATAATGTAAATTTAAATGGAAAGCAAAAATACCTGGAAAAAGAAGCTGATACTTTTGCCTCTTATCTATTAATGCCTCGTGAAGCTTTAAACTTTCATCTAAAGAAAAGATTAACCCAAAAAAATAGAAATAAGGTAGATATTTCAGATTGTCTTTATTTAGAAAACTATTTTAAGATCAGTCATCAGGCTCTAATTTTAAGGCTTAAACTAGACAGGCATATCAATAACAAAAGATATAAAGAATTGAAAGAGATTAATGTTATTAAAAAAGCAAGAAAATATGGATATTCAACAGAATTATATACTAAGCCCAAAGTAGAGGATGATGTAATTGTTGAGTCTGATTATGCAGAATTAGCCGAAGAGGCTTTAGAAAAAAACAAAATCTCAGAAAGTAGATATAATGAATATCTAATTGAAGGTGGATATGGTTATTTAGTCTTTGGAGATGAAAACGATGAGGGCTGA